A genomic window from Gemmatimonadaceae bacterium includes:
- the fahA gene encoding fumarylacetoacetase: MTFDATLDPALRSWVDSANLPGADFPIQNLPFGCFHPAEGQLARCGVAIGTQILDLLAAREAGLLDGLRAEVVDACGAESLTPLFATGRSGISSLRQRASALLASGGDAATRARAVPGLLVPQDSVRMALPAVIGDYTDFYASIDHATNVGSMFRPDNPLLPNYKHVPIGYHGRASSVVVSGGTVKRPMGQVSAKPEGPPTFGPSARMDYELEVGAFIAGGNAMGHAIPLAEAERHVAGLVLVNDWSARDVQAWEYQPLGPFLAKNFATTVSPWVVTLDALEPFRVPARERDAGDPAPLPYLTDARNERAGGFGISLEVWLRSARMREAGEAAVRISHGDFTRMYWTMAQMLTHHASNGCNLRPGDLLASGTVSGATKDSRGCLLELTWRGSEPITLPNGETRSFLADGDEVILRGWCERPGAVRIGFGECRGQLLPAG; encoded by the coding sequence TTGACGTTCGACGCGACGCTCGACCCGGCGCTCCGCAGCTGGGTGGACTCGGCGAACCTTCCCGGCGCCGATTTCCCGATCCAGAACCTGCCCTTCGGCTGCTTCCACCCGGCAGAGGGCCAACTGGCGCGCTGCGGCGTCGCCATCGGCACGCAGATCCTCGACCTGCTGGCGGCGCGCGAGGCCGGATTGCTCGATGGCCTGCGTGCAGAAGTGGTCGATGCCTGCGGCGCTGAATCGCTGACGCCGCTGTTCGCGACGGGCCGCAGCGGCATCAGCAGCCTGCGCCAGCGCGCGAGTGCGCTGCTCGCCAGCGGCGGTGATGCCGCGACGCGCGCCCGTGCCGTTCCCGGTCTGCTCGTGCCGCAGGACAGCGTGCGGATGGCGTTGCCGGCGGTCATCGGCGATTACACGGACTTCTACGCGAGCATCGACCACGCGACGAACGTGGGCTCGATGTTCCGGCCGGACAATCCGCTGCTGCCCAACTACAAGCACGTGCCGATCGGCTACCACGGCCGCGCGAGCTCGGTCGTGGTGAGCGGCGGCACGGTGAAGCGGCCGATGGGGCAGGTCTCGGCCAAGCCGGAGGGGCCGCCGACGTTCGGGCCCAGCGCGCGGATGGACTACGAGCTTGAGGTCGGTGCGTTCATCGCCGGCGGCAACGCGATGGGACACGCGATTCCGCTTGCCGAGGCGGAGCGTCACGTGGCCGGTCTGGTGTTGGTGAACGATTGGTCGGCGCGCGACGTGCAGGCCTGGGAGTATCAGCCGCTGGGTCCGTTCCTCGCGAAGAACTTCGCGACGACCGTCTCGCCGTGGGTGGTGACCCTGGACGCGCTGGAGCCCTTCCGCGTGCCGGCCCGCGAGCGCGACGCCGGCGATCCGGCGCCGCTGCCGTATCTCACGGACGCACGCAACGAGCGGGCCGGCGGATTCGGCATCTCGCTCGAGGTGTGGCTGCGCAGCGCGCGGATGCGCGAGGCCGGCGAAGCGGCGGTGCGCATCTCGCACGGCGACTTCACGCGGATGTATTGGACGATGGCGCAGATGCTCACGCACCACGCCAGCAACGGCTGCAACCTGCGGCCGGGCGACTTGCTCGCGAGCGGTACGGTGAGCGGCGCCACCAAGGATTCGCGCGGCTGCCTGCTCGAGCTCACTTGGCGCGGCAGCGAGCCGATCACGCTGCCCAATGGCGAGACGCGTAGCTTCCTTGCCGACGGCGACGAAGTGATCCTGCGCGGGTGGTGTGAAAGGCCGGGCGCGGTGCGCATCGGCTTTGGCGAATGCCGAGGGCAGTTGCTCCCGGCCGGATGA
- a CDS encoding PD40 domain-containing protein gives MRGWAVAMLLACAGPSLGAQGGTDIWVLRLTERAGSVTLGQPLNVTRRAGYDNQPAFTPDGQGLLFTSIREDAQADIYRVPVTGGAATRLIGTPESEYSATPLPGGDGVSVIRVEMDSTQRLWRFGWNGQAQRALIPALKPVGYHVWVGTDHIGAFVLGSPNALVLISALTERVDTLARGIGRAFARVPSRLAFTFVHFHGDTSWIGEVDVRTQAVRRIAIAPPGGEYHVWTPGGALLATADSRIYRREGEAWVVVADYAALGIRNISRIAISPQGDRIAFVAADPRP, from the coding sequence ATGCGCGGATGGGCGGTGGCGATGCTGTTGGCCTGCGCTGGCCCCTCGTTGGGCGCGCAGGGCGGGACGGACATCTGGGTGCTGCGCCTCACTGAACGGGCCGGCAGCGTGACGCTCGGTCAGCCGCTCAACGTCACGCGGCGTGCGGGATACGACAACCAACCGGCGTTCACGCCAGACGGCCAAGGCCTGCTCTTCACGAGCATCCGCGAGGACGCGCAGGCGGACATCTACCGTGTGCCGGTGACGGGCGGTGCGGCCACGCGGCTGATCGGCACGCCGGAGAGCGAGTATTCGGCCACGCCGCTGCCTGGCGGCGACGGCGTGAGCGTGATCCGCGTGGAGATGGACTCCACGCAGCGGCTGTGGCGCTTCGGCTGGAACGGGCAGGCACAGCGCGCCTTGATTCCCGCGCTCAAGCCCGTGGGCTACCACGTGTGGGTGGGCACCGACCACATCGGCGCGTTCGTGCTCGGGTCGCCCAACGCGCTGGTGCTGATCAGCGCACTGACTGAGCGCGTGGACACGCTCGCGCGCGGCATCGGCCGGGCCTTCGCGCGCGTGCCAAGCCGACTCGCGTTCACGTTCGTGCACTTCCACGGGGATACGAGCTGGATTGGCGAAGTGGACGTGCGTACGCAGGCGGTGCGCCGCATCGCGATTGCGCCGCCCGGCGGCGAGTACCACGTGTGGACGCCCGGCGGCGCGCTGCTGGCGACGGCGGACAGCCGCATCTATCGCCGTGAGGGCGAGGCCTGGGTGGTGGTGGCCGACTACGCGGCGCTCGGCATCCGCAACATCTCGCGCATCGCCATCAGTCCGCAGGGTGACCGCATCGCGTTTGTCGCGGCGGATCCACGACCTTGA
- a CDS encoding class I SAM-dependent methyltransferase, which translates to MSAGSAHFAHLFSGHASTYAAFRPRYPDALYEWLLSHTPQREQAWDVGTGNGQVALALAEHFAQVMATDPSAEQLAAAPAHPRVQYRVATYDSALAPASAGLVTVGQALHWFDLPQFFAEVKRVLVPGGLFAAFAYVHSGVDAKLDQVTRHYHDVTCDAYWAPEHHLIRNAYRTLALPIAEIPAPEMFVEATMTLAQYAGFFRSWSATQRLLRAEGEAPVLAFERALAEAWGEDVPRLVRWPLIVRAGRLV; encoded by the coding sequence TTGAGCGCCGGGAGCGCGCACTTCGCGCATCTGTTCAGCGGACACGCGTCCACCTACGCGGCGTTCCGGCCCAGGTATCCCGATGCGCTGTACGAGTGGCTGCTCTCCCACACGCCGCAGCGTGAGCAGGCCTGGGACGTGGGCACGGGCAATGGACAGGTGGCCTTGGCGCTGGCCGAGCATTTCGCGCAGGTGATGGCGACGGACCCGAGCGCCGAGCAGCTCGCGGCCGCGCCGGCGCACCCGCGCGTGCAGTACCGCGTGGCGACGTACGACTCGGCGTTGGCGCCTGCGTCCGCGGGCCTCGTGACGGTGGGGCAGGCGCTGCATTGGTTCGACCTGCCGCAGTTCTTCGCCGAGGTGAAGCGCGTGCTCGTGCCCGGCGGGCTCTTCGCGGCGTTCGCGTATGTGCACAGCGGCGTGGATGCCAAACTCGACCAGGTGACGCGGCATTACCACGATGTGACCTGTGATGCGTACTGGGCGCCGGAGCATCACCTGATTCGCAATGCGTATCGCACGCTCGCGCTGCCGATCGCAGAGATTCCCGCACCGGAGATGTTCGTCGAGGCGACGATGACCCTGGCGCAGTATGCCGGGTTCTTCCGGTCGTGGAGTGCGACGCAGCGCTTGCTGCGCGCAGAGGGCGAGGCGCCGGTGCTGGCCTTCGAGCGCGCGTTGGCGGAGGCCTGGGGCGAGGACGTGCCGCGACTGGTGCGCTGGCCGCTGATCGTGCGCGCGGGGCGGCTCGTATGA
- a CDS encoding response regulator transcription factor, which produces MMRNVLVYGVVAGLCVAFLRLIEYRWLVLEHSWEIYGGLVAALFAGLGIWLGLRLTRKQVELREVLVPAPAVFVRDEAKVESLGLTPRELEILALMAEGLSNREIAERAFVSENTVKTHAGRVFEKLGAARRTQAIQRARELRLVP; this is translated from the coding sequence ATGATGCGCAACGTGCTCGTGTACGGCGTCGTGGCCGGGCTCTGCGTCGCGTTCCTGCGGCTGATCGAGTATCGCTGGCTCGTGCTCGAGCATTCGTGGGAGATCTACGGCGGGCTCGTGGCGGCGCTGTTCGCGGGCCTCGGGATCTGGCTCGGACTGCGCCTGACGCGCAAGCAGGTGGAGCTGCGCGAGGTGCTGGTGCCGGCACCCGCCGTGTTCGTGCGCGACGAGGCCAAGGTGGAGTCACTGGGACTCACGCCGCGCGAGCTGGAGATCCTGGCGCTGATGGCGGAGGGGCTGAGCAACCGCGAGATCGCCGAGCGGGCCTTCGTGAGCGAGAATACCGTGAAGACCCACGCCGGACGGGTGTTCGAGAAGCTGGGCGCGGCGCGGCGGACGCAGGCGATTCAGCGGGCGCGCGAGCTCCGGTTGGTTCCGTAG
- a CDS encoding DUF4199 domain-containing protein, protein MRKIVLTFGLIAGAVMSGMLVLTLPFQDQLDSSTGVIIGYTSMVLASLMIYFGVRQYRDNVCDGRIQFGQAFKAGLAISAVAVACYVVTWEVVFNAFLPDFGEKYLAETLERARAAGATAAELAEKAAEGEKFWAMYKSNPLVRIGFTILEPLPVVLLFSLGTAGLLKRKQQA, encoded by the coding sequence ATGCGCAAGATCGTCCTGACGTTCGGCCTGATTGCCGGCGCGGTGATGTCCGGGATGCTGGTCCTCACGCTCCCGTTTCAGGACCAGTTGGACAGCAGCACCGGCGTCATCATCGGGTACACCTCGATGGTGTTGGCTTCGCTGATGATCTATTTCGGCGTGCGGCAGTACCGCGACAACGTCTGCGACGGGCGGATTCAGTTCGGACAGGCCTTCAAGGCAGGCCTCGCGATCTCGGCCGTGGCGGTGGCCTGCTATGTGGTGACCTGGGAAGTGGTGTTCAACGCGTTCCTGCCGGACTTCGGGGAGAAGTACTTGGCCGAGACCTTGGAACGGGCACGAGCGGCTGGCGCGACGGCAGCTGAGCTGGCGGAGAAGGCCGCCGAGGGCGAGAAGTTCTGGGCGATGTACAAGAGCAACCCATTGGTACGTATCGGGTTCACGATCCTGGAGCCGCTGCCGGTGGTGTTGTTGTTCAGCCTGGGGACTGCGGGGCTGCTCAAGCGGAAGCAGCAGGCCTAG
- a CDS encoding ABC-F family ATP-binding cassette domain-containing protein → MTCISMSGVGISFGATELLKNVTFTVGDGDRWGIIGRNGAGKSSLFKIITEDLKPTVGSVARKPGLRHALLDQHRAFEGATTVWEAAAAAWREVIALEKSIAEQAMQLGEMGENIPDDFLEKFGRDQERFADLGGYIYHARVDAVLQGLGFDAEESKTRLVSTLSGGERGRVGLAAQLIAPADLLLLDEPTNHLDLDTTTWLQDWLRECDETIIVVSHDRAFLDAICTHILHIEGRSGEWYRGNYSQFVPQRAERRLTREREMQKQIAYVKKEEEYIRRNLAGVNSFQAKGKRKRLERLPRLAPPPGDPAAMSLRFEPNERGGDQVISIEQLRVEVPGRVLVDDFTAVLRRNDFVALVGPNGAGKSSFISTILGDRAPAAGRARIGGSITPAWFRQDLADLPLRKSLMDAILDVRPLWSRGGVQNHLGAFGFSGDEVFREIGTLSGGERARMAMALITLSHANLLVLDEPTNHLDVENIEALEDALEDYEGTVLLVSHDRAFLREVATRVWAFDGNRIVDFDGPFVEWETWRHDKAAQASRLETEAQDKRRAAEKEKAKKNAASQGDDQAAKRARKRAVEDAEAAVTRWEARVAELEASLADTDLYDGSADGAQKAARLDQELAKARTELDAAMNAWAELTERS, encoded by the coding sequence GTGACCTGTATCTCGATGTCCGGCGTCGGCATTTCGTTCGGCGCCACGGAATTGCTCAAGAACGTCACCTTCACGGTCGGTGACGGGGATCGCTGGGGCATCATCGGGCGCAATGGCGCCGGCAAGTCCTCGCTGTTCAAGATCATCACCGAGGACCTCAAGCCCACGGTGGGCAGCGTCGCGCGCAAGCCAGGCCTGCGCCACGCCCTGCTCGACCAGCACCGCGCCTTCGAGGGCGCGACCACGGTCTGGGAGGCCGCCGCCGCCGCCTGGCGCGAGGTCATCGCGCTGGAGAAGTCCATCGCCGAACAGGCAATGCAACTCGGCGAGATGGGCGAGAACATCCCCGATGACTTCCTCGAGAAGTTCGGGCGCGACCAAGAGCGCTTCGCCGACCTCGGCGGCTACATCTACCACGCCCGCGTGGACGCCGTGCTGCAGGGCCTCGGCTTCGACGCCGAGGAGAGCAAGACGCGGCTCGTCTCCACGCTCTCCGGCGGCGAGCGCGGCCGCGTCGGGCTCGCCGCGCAGCTCATCGCCCCCGCCGACCTGCTGCTGCTTGACGAGCCCACCAACCACCTCGACCTCGACACCACCACCTGGCTGCAGGATTGGCTCCGCGAGTGCGACGAGACCATCATCGTCGTCTCGCACGACCGTGCCTTCCTCGACGCCATCTGCACGCACATCCTGCACATCGAGGGCCGCAGCGGCGAGTGGTACAGGGGCAACTACAGCCAGTTCGTCCCGCAGCGCGCCGAACGCCGGCTCACGCGCGAGCGCGAGATGCAGAAGCAGATCGCGTACGTGAAGAAGGAAGAGGAGTACATCCGCCGGAACCTCGCGGGGGTGAACTCCTTCCAGGCCAAGGGCAAGCGCAAGCGGCTCGAGCGCCTGCCCCGCCTCGCGCCGCCGCCCGGCGATCCCGCGGCGATGAGCCTGCGCTTCGAACCCAACGAGCGCGGCGGCGACCAAGTCATCTCCATCGAGCAACTCCGCGTCGAAGTGCCCGGCCGCGTGCTCGTGGACGACTTCACCGCCGTGCTGCGGCGCAACGACTTCGTCGCCCTCGTCGGCCCCAACGGCGCCGGCAAATCCTCGTTCATCTCCACCATCCTCGGCGACCGCGCTCCCGCCGCCGGCCGCGCGCGCATCGGCGGCAGCATCACGCCGGCGTGGTTCCGGCAGGACCTCGCCGATCTCCCGCTGCGCAAGTCGCTGATGGATGCCATCCTCGACGTGCGGCCGCTCTGGAGCCGCGGCGGCGTACAGAACCACCTCGGCGCCTTCGGCTTCAGCGGCGATGAGGTGTTCCGCGAGATCGGCACGCTCTCCGGCGGCGAGCGCGCGCGGATGGCGATGGCGCTCATCACGCTCTCGCACGCCAACCTCCTCGTGCTCGACGAGCCCACCAACCACCTCGACGTCGAAAACATCGAGGCGCTCGAGGACGCGCTCGAGGACTACGAAGGCACCGTGCTGCTCGTCAGCCACGACCGCGCCTTCCTGCGCGAGGTCGCCACGCGCGTCTGGGCCTTTGACGGCAACCGGATCGTGGACTTCGACGGCCCCTTCGTGGAGTGGGAGACCTGGCGGCACGACAAGGCCGCGCAGGCGTCGCGCCTCGAGACCGAAGCGCAGGACAAGCGCCGCGCAGCCGAGAAGGAGAAGGCCAAGAAGAACGCGGCCTCGCAGGGCGACGACCAAGCCGCCAAGCGGGCGCGCAAGCGGGCGGTGGAGGACGCCGAGGCCGCGGTGACGCGCTGGGAAGCGCGCGTGGCGGAGCTTGAGGCGTCGCTCGCGGACACCGACCTGTACGATGGCTCGGCCGATGGGGCGCAGAAGGCAGCGCGCCTTGACCAGGAGTTGGCCAAGGCGCGGACGGAACTGGATGCGGCGATGAATGCGTGGGCTGAGCTAACCGAACGCAGCTAG
- a CDS encoding acyl-CoA dehydrogenase family protein: MSPASKTPHLADPDKNPSFTRGVFQGEIHEDLVFPFPLPSAEEKETLSQILDSFKSWAADTVDSAKMDHDGKFTPEVRQGMAELGLMGLNIPEEYGGFGAGAMVFNRVFGEIGATDAALAVYFGAHQSIGIKGIILFGTEEQKQRWLPRCASGELIGAFCLTEPGSGSDAQAMLSTAVPSEDGKSYTLNGTKIWISNAGYAGVMTVFAKVPVVVDGKPKQRVTAFIVDAKAPGVSLGKLEEKMGIKASDTRTVTFENVQVPAEDRLGEVGAGFKIALEILNSGRLGLSAGSSRGTREMLKMAIEYVKQREQFGRPIGNFEMIQRKIAIAAADCYAADAGWMLCAGMVDRGGVDFSLETAACKVYASELAWRSASDAMQMAGGIGYSKEYRYEQAVRDSRINMIFEGTNEILRALIALMGLQQPGENLKQVGKAFKNPLKNIGAISSYVTGRAKRTITKNKFTRVHEELADEADLVETAIHDLALAVERALIEHGKDIIERQMIQERMANAAIDIYLATAVLSRCTAVIAAQGLAAAKDDLDAARIFIPMAMRRTRRAIRAIDKNQDERLRALAQRAYDTGDLTVPTPTDV, encoded by the coding sequence ATGAGCCCCGCCTCCAAGACGCCCCACCTCGCCGACCCCGACAAGAACCCCTCGTTCACGCGCGGCGTGTTCCAGGGCGAGATCCACGAGGACCTGGTCTTCCCCTTCCCCCTGCCCTCGGCCGAGGAGAAGGAGACGCTCAGCCAGATCCTCGATTCCTTCAAGTCCTGGGCCGCCGACACGGTCGACTCGGCCAAGATGGACCACGACGGCAAGTTCACGCCCGAAGTCCGCCAGGGGATGGCCGAACTCGGCCTGATGGGCCTCAACATCCCCGAGGAGTACGGCGGCTTCGGTGCCGGCGCGATGGTGTTCAACCGCGTGTTCGGCGAGATCGGCGCGACCGACGCGGCGCTGGCCGTGTACTTCGGCGCGCACCAGAGCATCGGCATCAAGGGCATCATCCTCTTCGGCACGGAGGAGCAGAAGCAGCGCTGGCTGCCGCGCTGCGCCAGCGGCGAGCTCATCGGCGCCTTCTGCTTGACCGAACCCGGCTCGGGCTCGGACGCGCAGGCGATGCTCAGCACCGCCGTGCCCAGCGAGGACGGCAAGAGCTACACGCTGAACGGCACCAAGATCTGGATCTCCAACGCCGGCTATGCGGGCGTGATGACCGTCTTCGCCAAGGTGCCGGTGGTCGTGGACGGCAAGCCCAAGCAGCGCGTGACGGCCTTCATCGTGGACGCCAAGGCGCCCGGCGTCTCGCTCGGGAAGCTGGAAGAGAAGATGGGCATCAAGGCCAGCGACACGCGCACCGTCACCTTCGAGAACGTGCAGGTGCCGGCGGAGGACCGCCTCGGCGAGGTCGGCGCCGGCTTCAAGATCGCGCTCGAGATCCTCAACTCGGGCCGCCTCGGTCTTTCCGCCGGCTCGAGCCGCGGCACGCGCGAGATGCTCAAGATGGCCATCGAGTACGTGAAGCAGCGCGAGCAGTTCGGCCGGCCGATCGGCAACTTCGAGATGATCCAGCGCAAGATCGCCATCGCCGCGGCAGACTGTTACGCCGCCGACGCCGGCTGGATGCTCTGCGCGGGGATGGTGGACCGCGGTGGCGTGGACTTCTCGCTCGAGACGGCCGCGTGCAAGGTGTACGCCAGCGAACTCGCCTGGCGCTCGGCCTCCGACGCGATGCAGATGGCCGGCGGCATCGGCTACTCCAAGGAGTATCGCTACGAGCAGGCCGTCCGCGATTCGCGCATCAATATGATTTTCGAGGGCACCAACGAGATCCTGCGCGCCCTCATCGCGCTGATGGGCCTGCAGCAGCCGGGCGAGAACCTCAAGCAGGTCGGCAAGGCCTTCAAGAACCCGCTCAAGAACATCGGCGCCATCTCCAGCTACGTGACCGGACGCGCCAAGCGCACCATCACCAAGAACAAGTTCACCAGGGTGCACGAGGAGCTGGCCGACGAGGCGGATCTCGTCGAGACGGCCATCCACGACCTTGCACTGGCGGTGGAGCGCGCGCTGATCGAGCACGGCAAGGACATCATCGAGCGCCAGATGATCCAGGAGCGGATGGCCAACGCGGCCATCGACATCTACCTGGCCACCGCCGTGCTCTCGCGCTGCACCGCCGTCATCGCGGCGCAGGGCCTCGCCGCTGCCAAGGACGACCTCGACGCGGCCCGCATCTTCATCCCGATGGCAATGCGCCGCACGCGCCGCGCCATCCGCGCGATCGACAAGAACCAGGACGAGCGCCTGCGCGCGCTGGCCCAGCGCGCCTATGACACCGGGGACCTCACCGTTCCCACACCGACAGACGTGTGA
- a CDS encoding mechanosensitive ion channel family protein — translation MRLTRLLPFFVLFPALLGAQLSGRPGAPATNADGPPPVVVDSGSPRASVLGYLRAARAGDFEAAASWIDQSYPEIAARSADVARRLKAVLDAGLWLDIDRISPRAAGDTADGLPRDRESLGSIKLPDGKEVAIRLARRDTGEDIRWVFSAATVTQVDALYEALPDNWIREHLPEPLLRPGPFEILYWQWIALLVLLPSAALIGWTLQRPTRRLLQVLASKTDTSFDDLLLDAAKGPLTLLWGVAASRVLLQWIALAPPPHRFMVELQAAIATVAVFWVILRAIGVLQQTIPVSDWGARHPALRSLIPLGGRIARVIVFGVAVLTVISQFGYPVATILAGLGIGGIAVALGAQKSLEHFFGSISIGVDQPFRVGDWVNAAGAEGAIEAIGLRSTRIRTIDRTLISIPNGQLAEARTENFAERERIRLRAMIGVEYGTSAATLRLLRDEIEKCLRAHPKTWPDRVQVRFSEFGAFSLNIELFCWIETTAIDEFRAIREELFLQIMEIVEGNGAAFAFPTQTIHLAGGAPEAARPPRGQPL, via the coding sequence ATGCGATTGACCCGACTGCTGCCGTTCTTTGTCCTGTTCCCGGCGCTGCTGGGCGCCCAACTGTCCGGCCGGCCCGGCGCGCCCGCGACGAACGCGGATGGCCCGCCCCCGGTGGTCGTGGATTCTGGTTCGCCCCGGGCGTCGGTGCTGGGTTACCTCCGTGCGGCGCGGGCCGGTGACTTCGAGGCGGCGGCGAGTTGGATTGACCAATCGTACCCGGAGATCGCCGCGCGCAGTGCGGACGTGGCGCGGCGGCTGAAGGCGGTGCTCGACGCGGGGCTGTGGCTGGACATCGACCGCATCTCGCCGCGCGCCGCTGGCGACACGGCGGACGGCCTCCCGCGCGACCGGGAATCGCTGGGGTCCATCAAGCTGCCGGATGGGAAGGAGGTTGCGATTCGCCTGGCGCGGCGCGATACGGGCGAGGATATCCGTTGGGTGTTCTCCGCAGCCACGGTCACGCAGGTGGACGCCCTGTACGAAGCCTTGCCGGACAACTGGATCCGGGAGCACCTGCCCGAACCGCTGCTCAGGCCGGGGCCGTTCGAGATCCTCTACTGGCAGTGGATCGCGCTGCTCGTGTTGCTGCCGTCCGCGGCGCTCATCGGTTGGACGCTACAGCGCCCGACGCGCCGCCTGCTCCAGGTCCTGGCGTCGAAGACCGACACCAGCTTCGACGACCTGCTGCTCGACGCGGCCAAGGGTCCGCTGACGCTGCTGTGGGGCGTCGCGGCGAGCCGTGTGCTGCTGCAATGGATCGCGCTGGCGCCGCCGCCCCACCGGTTTATGGTGGAGCTGCAGGCGGCGATCGCGACGGTGGCCGTGTTCTGGGTCATCCTGCGCGCGATCGGCGTGCTGCAGCAGACCATCCCCGTCTCCGACTGGGGCGCGCGGCATCCGGCGCTACGTTCGCTCATCCCGCTGGGCGGGCGCATCGCGCGCGTGATCGTGTTCGGCGTGGCGGTGCTGACGGTGATCTCGCAGTTCGGGTATCCCGTCGCGACGATCCTCGCCGGCCTCGGCATCGGCGGCATCGCGGTGGCGCTCGGTGCGCAGAAGTCGCTGGAGCACTTCTTCGGTTCCATCAGCATCGGCGTCGACCAACCGTTCCGCGTGGGCGACTGGGTGAATGCCGCCGGCGCGGAGGGGGCCATCGAGGCCATTGGCCTGCGCTCGACGCGGATCCGCACGATCGATCGCACGCTCATCTCCATCCCCAACGGCCAGCTCGCCGAGGCGCGCACGGAGAACTTCGCCGAGCGCGAGCGCATCCGGCTACGCGCGATGATCGGCGTGGAGTACGGCACCAGCGCGGCCACGCTGCGCCTGCTGCGCGACGAGATCGAGAAGTGCCTGCGCGCGCACCCGAAGACCTGGCCGGACCGCGTGCAGGTGCGGTTCTCGGAGTTCGGCGCCTTCTCGCTCAACATCGAGCTGTTCTGCTGGATCGAGACCACGGCGATCGACGAGTTCCGCGCGATCCGCGAGGAGCTGTTCCTGCAGATTATGGAGATCGTCGAGGGCAACGGTGCGGCGTTTGCGTTCCCGACGCAGACGATTCACTTGGCGGGCGGTGCCCCGGAGGCTGCGCGTCCGCCGCGCGGTCAGCCGTTGTAG
- a CDS encoding nucleoside deaminase, whose protein sequence is MRWDKPPMHDATVSLPAWVRDAVDFDVRYASDEDKMRLAIRLADENVAHGTGGPFGAAVFERGSGQLISVGVNSVVRLNNCTLHAEMVAYQLAQRRIQSYTLSAEGHPEHELFTSCEPCAMCLGATLWSGVQRVVIAASRDDAIAIGFDEGPVFAESYGYLQARGVEVVHGVLRAEGRAVLERYRALGGPVYNG, encoded by the coding sequence ATGCGCTGGGACAAGCCGCCGATGCACGATGCCACCGTCTCGCTGCCCGCCTGGGTGCGCGATGCCGTGGACTTCGACGTCCGCTACGCGTCGGACGAGGACAAGATGCGCCTCGCCATCCGCCTCGCCGACGAGAACGTCGCGCACGGGACCGGCGGGCCATTCGGTGCCGCCGTCTTCGAGCGCGGCAGCGGCCAACTGATCAGCGTCGGCGTGAACTCCGTGGTGCGCCTCAACAACTGCACGCTGCACGCCGAGATGGTCGCCTACCAGCTCGCTCAACGGCGCATCCAGAGCTACACGCTCAGCGCCGAGGGCCATCCCGAGCACGAGCTGTTCACCAGCTGCGAGCCCTGCGCGATGTGCCTCGGCGCCACGCTGTGGAGCGGTGTGCAGCGCGTGGTCATCGCCGCCTCGCGCGACGACGCCATCGCCATCGGCTTCGACGAAGGGCCGGTGTTCGCCGAGTCCTACGGCTACCTCCAGGCGCGCGGCGTGGAGGTCGTACACGGCGTGCTGCGCGCCGAGGGGCGCGCGGTGCTCGAACGCTACCGCGCGCTCGGCGGGCCAGTCTACAACGGCTGA